In Marinimicrobium koreense, the following are encoded in one genomic region:
- a CDS encoding anhydro-N-acetylmuramic acid kinase, with product MAGAELYIGLMSGTSADAIDAVLVDFSQPPLKLLAHHSSPLPPDTRAAIHKLAQPGDGEIDRMGALDQQLGRAFAQAALELLSQTGIDPTRVSAIGSHGQTLRHRPPDGTPSSNAFTLQVADPNLIAHLTGITTVADFRRRDMAAGGQGAPLVPALHQTLFHTPEADRAIVNVGGVANLTWLPAHGTVLGFDTGPGNNLMDAWIQRSLGKAFDEGGQWAAQGQIQGTLLSRLLEHPYFRLPPPKSTGPETFHLGWLDDCLEGMPGPIRAEDAQATLLMLTAQGIAASIDGLSVGNARREVYLCGGGAHNLRLQEALKALLPDCVITDTSALGLSPDWVEGVAFAWLARQNLRGLSGNLPSVTGADSPQVLGAVYPGRPSAGIR from the coding sequence ATGGCGGGCGCCGAGCTCTACATCGGCCTGATGTCCGGCACCAGCGCCGACGCCATTGATGCGGTGCTGGTGGATTTCAGCCAGCCACCCCTGAAGCTGCTGGCTCACCATAGTTCACCACTCCCCCCTGACACCCGGGCCGCGATTCACAAGCTGGCCCAACCCGGCGATGGCGAAATTGACCGCATGGGCGCTCTGGATCAACAGTTGGGGCGGGCATTTGCCCAAGCGGCACTTGAACTGCTCTCTCAGACCGGTATTGACCCGACCCGGGTCTCCGCCATCGGAAGCCATGGCCAGACCCTCAGGCACCGCCCGCCAGACGGCACCCCCTCCTCGAACGCCTTCACCCTACAGGTCGCGGACCCCAACCTCATTGCCCACCTGACAGGTATTACCACCGTTGCCGACTTTCGGCGCCGGGATATGGCGGCCGGTGGCCAGGGCGCTCCGTTGGTGCCGGCGCTGCATCAGACACTGTTTCATACCCCAGAGGCGGACCGCGCCATCGTCAATGTCGGAGGCGTTGCCAACCTGACATGGCTGCCCGCCCACGGGACCGTGCTTGGGTTTGACACCGGGCCCGGCAACAATCTGATGGACGCCTGGATTCAGCGCAGCCTTGGCAAAGCGTTTGATGAGGGCGGGCAATGGGCGGCCCAGGGACAGATTCAGGGAACACTGCTGTCGCGCTTGTTGGAGCACCCCTATTTCCGGCTACCTCCACCCAAAAGCACGGGGCCGGAGACCTTCCATCTGGGATGGCTGGATGACTGTCTGGAAGGGATGCCCGGGCCGATTCGGGCCGAAGACGCTCAGGCAACGCTGCTGATGCTTACCGCCCAGGGGATTGCTGCCAGTATTGACGGACTATCCGTCGGGAACGCTCGTCGAGAGGTATATCTGTGCGGTGGTGGCGCCCATAATCTACGCCTGCAGGAGGCGCTGAAAGCGCTGCTTCCCGATTGCGTGATCACCGACACCAGCGCGTTGGGGTTATCTCCAGACTGGGTGGAAGGGGTGGCGTTTGCGTGGCTTGCCCGGCAGAACCTGAGAGGGCTCAGCGGCAACCTCCCCTCTGTCACGGGTGCTGACAGCCCCCAGGTGCTGGGCGCGGTCTATCCGGGGCGGCCGTCAGCCGGAATCAGATAG
- the erpA gene encoding iron-sulfur cluster insertion protein ErpA: protein MSAPEVFVPGAVLEVSPSAVAKVRSLVEEEGNPDLKLRVYITGGGCSGFQYGFAFDEVAAEDDAVVEQEGVKVLVDAMSYPYLMGAKVDYREDLQGAKFVVENPNAASTCGCGSSFSI from the coding sequence ATGTCTGCGCCAGAAGTGTTTGTTCCCGGTGCCGTGCTGGAAGTAAGTCCCAGCGCTGTCGCCAAAGTGCGAAGCCTCGTGGAGGAGGAGGGTAACCCTGACCTCAAGCTCCGCGTTTACATTACCGGGGGTGGTTGCTCCGGTTTTCAGTACGGCTTTGCCTTTGACGAAGTGGCCGCAGAGGACGATGCGGTGGTTGAGCAAGAGGGCGTCAAGGTGCTGGTCGATGCCATGAGCTACCCCTACCTGATGGGTGCCAAGGTGGATTACCGGGAGGATCTGCAGGGGGCGAAGTTTGTGGTTGAAAACCCCAACGCGGCCAGCACCTGTGGCTGCGGGTCTTCGTTCTCTATCTGA
- a CDS encoding bactofilin family protein translates to MAFSNNHTLISRGTKVVGDLHFTGDLQIEGTVEGNIIADSGNDAKLVVAEKGSVQGEIRVPMVIINGNVTGNVFSSKHVELAAKAVVEGNVHYQLIEMIKGAQVNGSLVYSGAAGTKKLSGPESADEPEADVKAVANT, encoded by the coding sequence ATGGCATTTTCAAACAATCACACTCTGATTTCGCGCGGTACCAAGGTTGTCGGCGACCTGCACTTTACCGGTGACCTGCAGATCGAAGGTACGGTCGAGGGTAATATCATCGCCGACAGCGGTAATGACGCCAAGTTGGTGGTCGCCGAGAAGGGCTCGGTCCAAGGGGAAATCCGGGTGCCCATGGTTATCATCAATGGCAATGTGACCGGCAATGTATTTTCCAGCAAACACGTTGAGCTCGCCGCCAAGGCGGTTGTGGAAGGCAATGTCCACTACCAGTTGATCGAAATGATCAAGGGGGCGCAGGTCAACGGCAGCCTGGTCTACAGCGGGGCCGCCGGCACCAAGAAACTGTCTGGCCCGGAATCGGCGGATGAGCCCGAGGCTGATGTGAAAGCGGTCGCCAATACTTGA
- a CDS encoding DUF6776 family protein has product MAQVKGSKQYRMVVVPYRPVRRVLLALVLLLLVGLAVAGSFYGGHHLGVTQQADAVAERNRLRKEVASLTGEAEQLRQQVANLRLGSEVDQQASEEMRNQVIALKEEITALEEDITFYRGLMSPSANNSGLTIGSLNVLATGMPRQFEYKLVVQQLATDHQVLSGYLNFNIVGRRNETVETLSLHLLSDQVESEDIRLRFRYFQNIEGRLTLPEGFEPERIELVARSTGRNPETVEKKFGWLVQEL; this is encoded by the coding sequence ATGGCGCAAGTAAAAGGCAGCAAGCAGTATCGCATGGTCGTGGTTCCCTACCGGCCGGTGAGGCGGGTGCTTCTGGCGCTGGTGCTTTTGCTGCTCGTGGGTCTGGCGGTGGCCGGGAGCTTTTACGGCGGTCATCATCTGGGGGTGACCCAGCAGGCTGATGCGGTTGCCGAACGCAACCGGTTGCGCAAAGAAGTCGCCAGTCTGACCGGTGAGGCCGAACAGTTGCGCCAACAGGTGGCCAATCTGCGCCTGGGGTCAGAGGTGGATCAGCAGGCCAGCGAAGAGATGCGGAACCAGGTCATCGCACTCAAGGAAGAAATAACGGCGCTGGAGGAGGACATCACCTTCTATCGCGGGCTGATGTCGCCCAGTGCCAACAACAGCGGGCTGACCATCGGGTCGCTCAACGTGCTGGCGACGGGTATGCCAAGGCAGTTCGAGTACAAGTTGGTGGTTCAGCAGTTGGCGACAGACCACCAGGTGCTCAGCGGCTATCTGAATTTCAATATTGTCGGGCGGCGTAACGAGACCGTGGAGACCCTGTCACTCCACCTGCTCTCTGATCAGGTGGAGTCGGAAGACATTCGCCTGCGCTTCCGGTATTTCCAGAATATTGAAGGCCGACTTACGCTTCCGGAGGGGTTCGAGCCGGAACGCATCGAGTTGGTCGCACGATCGACCGGGCGTAACCCGGAAACCGTTGAAAAGAAATTCGGCTGGTTGGTGCAGGAGCTTTAA
- the argC gene encoding N-acetyl-gamma-glutamyl-phosphate reductase yields MINVGIVGGTGYTGVELLRLLVKHPEVTVAVITSRAEAGIAVADLYPNLRGHTDLRFSEPDVKRLGECDVVFFATPHGVAQNLMPALLETNTRVVDLSADFRLRDTERWGQWYGQAHGCPELVAEAVYGLPEVNRDAIRQARLVACPGCYPTAAQLGFLPLLEQGLVATDNLIVSAASGATGAGRQAKVDTLLTEVSDSFKAYAAGGHRHLPEIEQGLHDIQGGRGEPARVTFVPHLLPMIRGIHATLYSRALSPDQLPDLQALYEQRFANEPFVDVMPAGEHPQTRSVKGSNVCRISVFRPQDRDTLVVLSVIDNLTKGASGQAVQNMNIMFGFEETLGLDLVALLP; encoded by the coding sequence GTGATTAACGTAGGTATTGTAGGCGGTACCGGCTATACCGGAGTTGAGCTGCTGCGCTTGCTGGTCAAGCACCCTGAAGTAACGGTAGCGGTGATTACCTCCCGTGCCGAGGCCGGGATTGCGGTGGCCGATCTCTATCCGAATCTGCGCGGGCATACGGATCTGCGTTTTTCCGAGCCGGACGTCAAGCGTCTGGGCGAGTGCGACGTGGTTTTTTTCGCCACGCCTCACGGGGTGGCCCAGAACCTGATGCCCGCACTGCTGGAAACCAATACCCGAGTGGTGGACCTGTCGGCGGACTTCCGTCTGCGGGATACCGAGCGCTGGGGCCAGTGGTACGGTCAGGCTCACGGCTGCCCGGAATTGGTGGCCGAGGCGGTGTATGGCCTGCCAGAGGTGAATCGTGACGCCATCCGTCAGGCTCGCCTGGTGGCCTGCCCGGGCTGCTATCCCACTGCGGCCCAACTGGGGTTTCTGCCCCTCCTGGAGCAGGGGTTGGTGGCCACCGACAACTTGATCGTCAGTGCCGCCAGCGGCGCTACCGGTGCGGGGCGTCAGGCCAAGGTGGATACGCTCTTGACCGAGGTCAGTGACAGCTTCAAGGCCTACGCCGCCGGAGGCCATCGCCATCTGCCGGAGATCGAACAGGGGCTTCACGACATCCAGGGCGGCCGTGGCGAACCGGCTCGCGTGACCTTCGTGCCGCACCTGCTGCCGATGATCCGGGGCATTCACGCCACGCTGTACAGCCGAGCTCTGTCACCGGATCAGCTGCCGGATCTGCAGGCCCTGTACGAGCAGCGCTTTGCCAATGAGCCCTTTGTCGATGTGATGCCCGCCGGCGAGCACCCGCAAACCCGCTCGGTGAAAGGGTCCAATGTATGCCGTATTTCCGTTTTTCGCCCCCAGGATCGTGATACCCTCGTCGTCCTTTCGGTGATCGATAACCTGACCAAGGGGGCATCGGGGCAGGCGGTCCAGAATATGAATATTATGTTTGGCTTTGAGGAAACACTGGGGCTGGATCTGGTAGCGCTGCTGCCCTGA
- a CDS encoding chloride channel protein, with translation MPTEPPPFERLRQRRRQAAERWRNRLAHVDALPQLTLLGLASGILAGSVIIGFRLLVEGSLGHLLPGHGENFEGLPALFRFLLPLAGALGLLALLYAVRAPSRATGVGHVLDRLHNHQGYLSFRNAGVQFIGGALALLSGHSAGREGPAVHLGAASASKLGQWLHLPNNSLRPLVACGVAAAIAASFNTPMAGVIFAMEVVLMEYTIAGFIPVILAAVAGTTLTQLAFGPDIVFMDGQQLTGHLSELPIMAAMGIIIALAAATYIKLHSGCARHTSRWPLWLRIPLAGLVAGLGGLWIPEVMGMGYDTIDGALTGELIGPSLALVLIAKLVITALVLGLGVPGGVIGPSLVMGACLGGAAGYFAAMLPVTVSEPGVYAIVGMSAMMAAVINAPLAAIIAILELTYNPGILFPGMLVVVVASLSTRWLFRCDGLFSTLLEQEGKSNRPKLMQQLLSRTGVRSLMSRRFSLAPREITQREARELLKLKPEWIVLQDKNLLLEPASLAQHLETLEAVPDRASAPDEHEASEHLDLLAIPARRVEMIAISPLANLYEAWQALNQSQVDALYIPAPGGGITGLVTREQLESYYRL, from the coding sequence ATGCCCACCGAGCCACCGCCCTTTGAGCGTCTTCGCCAACGCCGCCGACAGGCGGCCGAGCGCTGGCGCAACCGTCTGGCTCATGTCGACGCGCTGCCCCAGTTGACCTTGTTGGGGCTGGCCAGCGGCATTCTCGCCGGCTCGGTGATCATCGGATTTCGCCTGCTGGTGGAAGGTAGCCTTGGGCACCTGCTACCAGGCCACGGCGAAAATTTCGAAGGCCTTCCCGCCCTGTTCCGCTTTCTGCTCCCCCTGGCCGGCGCCCTTGGACTTCTGGCCCTGCTTTATGCAGTCAGGGCACCCTCCCGAGCCACCGGCGTGGGACATGTGCTTGACCGGCTGCACAACCATCAGGGGTATCTGTCGTTTCGCAACGCCGGGGTTCAGTTCATCGGCGGCGCCCTGGCCCTGCTGAGTGGTCACTCCGCCGGGCGGGAGGGCCCCGCCGTGCATCTGGGCGCGGCCAGCGCCAGCAAGCTGGGTCAGTGGCTGCACCTGCCAAACAACAGCCTGCGCCCCCTGGTGGCTTGCGGCGTGGCCGCCGCCATCGCCGCCTCGTTCAATACTCCGATGGCGGGAGTCATATTCGCCATGGAGGTGGTTCTCATGGAGTACACCATCGCCGGCTTTATCCCGGTCATTCTGGCGGCCGTTGCCGGGACCACATTGACCCAACTGGCTTTCGGGCCCGATATTGTCTTCATGGATGGCCAGCAGCTGACCGGCCACCTCAGTGAACTGCCCATCATGGCGGCCATGGGGATCATTATCGCACTGGCCGCCGCCACTTATATCAAACTGCACAGCGGCTGCGCCCGCCACACCAGCCGCTGGCCCCTGTGGCTTCGGATTCCACTCGCCGGGCTGGTTGCCGGCCTGGGAGGTCTGTGGATTCCCGAGGTGATGGGCATGGGCTACGACACCATTGACGGCGCACTCACCGGGGAGCTGATCGGCCCCTCCCTTGCCTTGGTCCTGATCGCCAAGCTGGTAATCACCGCTCTGGTGCTCGGCCTGGGCGTACCCGGCGGCGTCATCGGCCCCTCGCTGGTCATGGGCGCCTGCCTCGGCGGAGCCGCTGGATATTTTGCCGCCATGCTCCCGGTCACCGTCAGCGAACCTGGGGTTTACGCCATTGTCGGGATGAGCGCCATGATGGCGGCGGTCATCAACGCGCCCCTGGCCGCGATCATTGCCATACTGGAACTGACTTACAATCCCGGCATCCTGTTTCCCGGGATGCTGGTGGTCGTGGTGGCCAGCCTGTCTACCCGCTGGCTGTTTCGCTGCGACGGGCTTTTTTCCACCTTGCTGGAGCAGGAAGGCAAAAGCAATCGTCCCAAGCTGATGCAGCAACTGCTGAGTCGCACCGGCGTGCGCAGTCTTATGAGCCGCCGATTCAGCCTGGCCCCGAGAGAAATCACGCAGCGAGAAGCACGCGAGTTACTGAAGCTCAAGCCCGAGTGGATCGTCCTCCAGGACAAGAATCTGTTGCTCGAGCCGGCTTCGTTGGCTCAACACCTGGAAACACTGGAAGCCGTCCCTGACAGGGCGTCCGCACCTGACGAGCACGAGGCGAGCGAGCATCTGGACCTGCTGGCCATTCCCGCCAGGCGGGTGGAAATGATCGCAATTTCCCCCCTGGCCAACCTGTATGAGGCCTGGCAGGCTCTTAACCAGTCCCAGGTTGATGCCCTTTATATTCCGGCACCCGGCGGCGGAATCACCGGGCTCGTCACCCGGGAGCAACTGGAGTCTTACTATCGGCTGTAA
- the hemJ gene encoding protoporphyrinogen oxidase HemJ, with translation MLWVKAFHLIAIICWFAALFYLPRLFVYHAMSTDQISRDRFKIMERKLYRGIGTPSLIATVALGLWLSSGNWDYYAHSLWYWIKMTLVAVLVVYHFICGQFIKQFRDDRCQRGHVFFRWFNEFPVLLLIGIVILAVVKPLH, from the coding sequence ATGCTCTGGGTCAAAGCTTTTCACCTGATCGCCATCATCTGCTGGTTTGCGGCGCTGTTCTATCTGCCGCGACTGTTTGTCTACCACGCCATGAGCACCGACCAGATCAGTCGCGATCGCTTCAAGATCATGGAGCGCAAGCTGTATCGGGGCATTGGCACGCCCAGCCTGATTGCTACCGTGGCTTTAGGGCTGTGGCTCAGCAGCGGCAACTGGGATTATTATGCCCACAGCCTCTGGTATTGGATAAAAATGACACTCGTTGCGGTTCTGGTGGTCTATCATTTTATCTGCGGTCAGTTCATCAAGCAGTTCCGGGATGACCGCTGCCAGCGTGGCCATGTGTTCTTTCGCTGGTTCAATGAGTTTCCCGTGCTCCTGCTGATCGGCATTGTGATCCTCGCTGTGGTCAAGCCATTGCACTGA
- the thiD gene encoding bifunctional hydroxymethylpyrimidine kinase/phosphomethylpyrimidine kinase: MTPIDEQVPIVLALASHDPSGCTGIQADIETCASLGCHCTSVITALCARDTRDVKDIRSIPTSFLIEQVRAVLEDLPVKAVKLGFLGQVSHVEAIHTILQDYPHLPVVLEPVTQLGDGPAAEAEALRDATKSLLLPLSTLATPDLVEAYELAQQGDTLDACAQEILEYGGEYTLITGSRRTQAHHENRLYNKKGLVREYRWERLSVLSHGGGATLSASISAYLAHGLRLLDAVEQGQNFTWHALAASRRLGMGHSIPNRLFWADRNQSGNRGPGGGC; encoded by the coding sequence ATGACGCCGATAGATGAGCAGGTGCCGATCGTGCTGGCACTGGCCAGCCACGACCCCTCCGGCTGCACCGGCATCCAGGCAGACATCGAAACCTGCGCCAGCCTCGGCTGCCATTGCACTTCCGTCATAACCGCGCTCTGTGCGCGGGACACCCGGGATGTGAAGGACATTCGGAGCATTCCCACCAGCTTTCTGATTGAGCAGGTCAGAGCGGTTCTGGAGGACCTGCCGGTCAAGGCGGTCAAGCTGGGCTTCCTCGGCCAGGTCAGCCATGTCGAAGCCATTCACACCATTCTGCAGGACTACCCTCATCTGCCCGTGGTACTGGAACCCGTCACCCAGTTGGGCGACGGCCCTGCGGCCGAGGCCGAGGCGCTCCGGGACGCCACCAAAAGCCTGCTGCTGCCTTTGAGCACCCTGGCCACCCCGGACCTGGTGGAAGCCTACGAACTCGCCCAACAGGGCGACACCCTGGACGCCTGCGCGCAGGAAATCCTGGAGTATGGCGGGGAGTACACCCTGATTACCGGCTCCCGCCGGACCCAGGCCCACCACGAAAACCGGCTGTACAACAAAAAGGGACTCGTCCGGGAATACCGCTGGGAGCGCCTGAGCGTTTTGAGCCACGGCGGTGGCGCCACCCTCTCGGCCAGTATCAGCGCATATCTCGCCCACGGCCTGCGGCTGCTGGATGCGGTGGAGCAGGGCCAGAATTTTACCTGGCACGCGCTCGCCGCCAGCCGGCGTCTCGGGATGGGACACAGCATTCCCAATCGACTGTTCTGGGCCGACCGCAATCAGAGCGGCAACCGGGGGCCTGGCGGTGGCTGTTGA
- the thiE gene encoding thiamine phosphate synthase yields the protein MPLHPLYAIADTTALAERLLPAAEAALRGGVRWLQYRDKSGDQARRLREATALRTLCLNHGARLIINDDPELALRVQADGVHLGQTDGDPVRARQRLGSRAIIGITCHDSIALAQHAKCAGASYVAFGRFFPSRTKPDAPPAPADLLTRARATVGLPVVAIGGITLENGASLLEAGADWLAVSHDLFSAPDIERRARTYLTLPCCREETVL from the coding sequence ATGCCCTTGCACCCCCTGTATGCCATTGCCGATACCACCGCCCTGGCGGAGCGACTGCTCCCGGCCGCCGAAGCGGCGTTGCGCGGCGGGGTTCGATGGCTGCAATATCGGGATAAATCCGGCGATCAGGCCCGGCGCCTCCGGGAGGCCACCGCACTGCGCACCCTGTGTCTGAACCACGGCGCTCGCTTGATCATCAATGATGACCCCGAGCTGGCCCTGAGGGTACAGGCGGACGGAGTGCACCTCGGTCAAACCGACGGTGATCCCGTGCGAGCCCGACAACGTTTAGGCTCCCGGGCGATCATCGGCATTACCTGCCACGACTCCATCGCATTGGCGCAGCACGCCAAGTGCGCCGGTGCCAGCTACGTCGCGTTCGGGCGATTTTTCCCGTCCCGAACCAAACCCGATGCCCCGCCCGCGCCTGCCGACTTACTGACCCGGGCGCGCGCGACGGTTGGCCTGCCTGTTGTGGCCATCGGGGGCATCACCCTGGAAAACGGCGCCTCACTACTGGAAGCGGGCGCCGACTGGCTGGCGGTCAGCCACGATCTGTTCAGCGCACCGGATATTGAACGCCGGGCGCGCACCTATCTAACCCTACCCTGCTGTAGAGAGGAAACCGTATTATGA
- the hemL gene encoding glutamate-1-semialdehyde 2,1-aminomutase produces the protein MSRSEELFRLAQKHIPGGVNSPVRAFKAVGGTPRFVERAEGAYFWDADDQRYIDYVQSWGPMILGHSYPPVTDAVIEAARHGLSFGAPTARETELADLLCERVPNMDMVRLVNSGTEATMSAIRLARAFTGRDKIVKFEGCYHGHSDSLLIKAGSGALTFGVPSSPGVPNALAEHTMTLTYNDPDQVREVFHELGSEIACIIVEPVAGNMNCIPPVPGFLETLREVCDASGAVLIFDEVMTGFRVGPKGAQGLFEVKADLITLGKVIGGGLPVGAFGGRRDIMEMVAPTGPVYQAGTLSGNPLATAAGVATLRALEQEGLYEQITERTEQLTRGMQAVADEAGIPFTTNHRGSMFGFFFTDAPEVTRYDQVMSCDTERFNRFYHGMLEEGVYLAPASYEAGFMSAAHTEDDIEQTLSAARRVFTRL, from the coding sequence ATGAGTCGATCCGAAGAGCTGTTCAGACTGGCCCAGAAACACATCCCCGGAGGGGTCAACTCTCCGGTGCGCGCCTTCAAGGCCGTCGGAGGCACGCCCCGGTTCGTCGAGCGGGCTGAGGGGGCCTACTTCTGGGACGCGGACGACCAGCGCTACATTGATTATGTGCAGTCCTGGGGACCGATGATTCTGGGCCACAGCTACCCCCCGGTTACCGATGCCGTCATCGAAGCGGCCCGCCACGGGCTGAGCTTCGGCGCGCCGACCGCCCGGGAGACGGAGCTGGCCGATCTGCTGTGTGAACGGGTTCCGAATATGGACATGGTCCGCCTGGTCAACTCCGGCACCGAAGCGACCATGAGCGCCATTCGATTGGCCCGAGCCTTCACCGGTCGCGACAAGATCGTGAAATTCGAGGGCTGCTACCACGGCCACTCCGACTCACTGTTGATCAAGGCCGGCTCCGGCGCTCTGACTTTCGGGGTTCCGAGCTCTCCGGGCGTCCCAAATGCTCTGGCCGAACACACCATGACTCTGACGTACAACGACCCTGATCAGGTACGTGAGGTGTTCCACGAATTAGGTAGTGAGATTGCCTGCATCATCGTCGAGCCCGTCGCCGGCAATATGAACTGCATTCCCCCGGTCCCCGGCTTTCTGGAAACTCTGCGCGAGGTCTGCGATGCGTCCGGCGCGGTGCTGATATTCGATGAGGTCATGACCGGTTTCAGAGTGGGGCCCAAGGGCGCTCAAGGGCTGTTTGAGGTCAAGGCGGACCTTATCACCCTGGGCAAAGTGATTGGCGGCGGCCTGCCCGTCGGTGCCTTCGGCGGCCGGCGAGACATCATGGAAATGGTGGCACCGACCGGGCCGGTCTATCAGGCCGGCACCCTGTCGGGCAATCCTCTGGCCACCGCCGCAGGCGTCGCCACCTTACGCGCTCTGGAACAGGAAGGGCTCTATGAGCAAATCACCGAACGCACCGAGCAGCTGACCCGCGGCATGCAGGCGGTTGCAGACGAGGCCGGCATCCCCTTCACGACCAACCATCGGGGCAGCATGTTCGGCTTCTTCTTCACCGATGCGCCGGAGGTGACCCGTTACGATCAGGTGATGAGCTGCGACACCGAACGATTCAACCGCTTCTATCACGGCATGCTCGAGGAAGGCGTCTACCTGGCCCCCGCCTCTTACGAGGCGGGGTTCATGTCGGCGGCGCACACCGAGGATGATATTGAGCAGACACTCAGCGCCGCTCGCCGGGTTTTTACCCGTCTGTAG
- the pal gene encoding peptidoglycan-associated lipoprotein Pal: MNNLLKSFLILIATTGLLVGCSSTSTQEEPVEEPTVTEPEPEPEPQPEPEPELDTTFYFDFDKSTLKPDARATLVAHAERLKESGDRVRLEGHADERGSREYNMGLGERRAKAVRDFLVLQGVPASRIETVSYGEERPAVQGSNESAWEQNRRVELK; the protein is encoded by the coding sequence ATGAACAATCTTTTGAAAAGCTTTCTGATTCTGATCGCCACCACAGGTCTGCTCGTGGGCTGTAGCTCCACCTCCACTCAAGAAGAACCTGTTGAAGAACCCACCGTCACCGAGCCGGAGCCCGAGCCGGAACCCCAACCGGAGCCCGAGCCCGAGCTGGACACCACCTTTTACTTTGACTTCGACAAGTCCACTCTGAAGCCCGACGCACGCGCCACTCTGGTTGCTCACGCCGAGCGGCTGAAAGAAAGTGGCGACCGTGTTCGTCTGGAAGGTCATGCGGATGAGCGTGGTTCACGCGAGTACAACATGGGTCTGGGCGAGCGTCGCGCCAAAGCCGTTCGTGACTTCCTGGTTCTTCAGGGCGTACCGGCCAGCCGCATCGAAACCGTCAGCTATGGTGAAGAGCGCCCAGCCGTTCAGGGTAGCAATGAAAGCGCTTGGGAACAGAACCGTCGTGTTGAGCTGAAGTAA